In Rhodamnia argentea isolate NSW1041297 chromosome 5, ASM2092103v1, whole genome shotgun sequence, the DNA window CAATGCTATATGTGATAATGCGGGGATCAAGCACCAACTCATCATGCCATACACTCCCCAGCAAAATGGAGTGAGTGAAAGGAAGAACAGAAGTATCATGGAGATGGCTAGATGTATGCTACATGAGAAAGAACTCCCTAAGAAGTTCTGGGCTGAGGCCGCCAACACTGCAGTCTTTCTTCGAATGCATCGCCCACTAAAGCTCTCAACAAGCGGACACCATTTGAAGCATGGCATGGTTACAAGCCTAAGGTGAGCAACCCGAAAGTGTTTGGTTGCATTTGCTATTCATTGATTCCTTCGTTAAGAGAGATAAGCTTGATCCAAGAGGAAAAGCATGTATCTTTGTGGGATATAGTTTGCAATCTAAGGCTTGTAGAGTTTATAATCCCGCTAGCAACCAGGTTGTGGTGTGTAGAGATGTGAGTTTTATGGAAGATAAGAAGTGGGACGGGTCTGTAGAAGGTGGCAAGGCTGAAGAGGAGGTAGTGCCATTGCAGGTTGAACCAAATGAAGTGGAAGTCGAGGATCTAATTGATCATGTTCCCGTGAGAGGCACTAGATCTCTTGCTGAAATTTATGAGAGATGCAATATAGCTATGATTGAACCAGCTAGCTATAAGGAAGCAAGTGAAGATGTGAAATGGTGTGctgcaatggaagaagaaatcataATGATTGAGAAAAACCAGACATGGGATCCGGTTGAGAGGCCCAGAAACGTAAAGGTGATTGGAGTGAAGTGGGTATTCGGGACAAAGTTGAATCCCGATGGCTCAGTACATAAGCACAAAGCAAGACTCGTTGTCAAAGGCTATGCGCAAGTATGGGGAGTAGACTATTTCGAGACCTTTGCTCCGGTGGCAAGGTTAGATACCATAAGGATGTCAGCTCTCTTCGCTGCACAAAAGGGCTGGAAAGTATTTCATTTGGATGTGAAGTCGGCTTTCCTGAATGGAGAGCTAGTGGAGGAGATATATGTTGAGCAGCCTGATGGCTTTGTAGTGAGAGATAAGGAAGATCATGTGTATAAGTTGAGAAAAGCCTTGTACGGGTTGAAGCAggctccaagagcttggtatAGTAAGATTGATAAGCATCTGCGGGAACTTGGGTTTAAAAGAAGTTTGAGTGAAGTGACCCTATATGTGAAGAAAGGTATGGAAGGTGTAGCTATTGTctctctttatgttgatgatctttTGGTCACTTGGTGATTGCGAAGAGCAGATTGCGAACCGAAGAGAGGACCGATGAAGCGGTTTGAAATGACCGATCTTGGACTAATGTCCTTCTTTCTGGGAATGGAGGTGCAGCAGAGGAAAGGCGAGGTATTCATCTGTCAAAGGAAATACCTAAGAGAGATCTTAAAGAGATTTGAGATGGAGGAATGTAGAAGTGTGAACACTCCTATGAATCTAAAGGAGAAGTCGCAGAAGCCGAAGGAGCCGAGCCGTGCGATGAAGGAGTATACGGGAGTTTAGTTGGTTGCTTGATGTATCTAATCGCAACAAGACCAGATATCTTGTATGCGGTAGGTGTGCTTTCAAGATTCCTAAGTTGTGCTGGTGAAGAACACTTGGTAGCCGCAAAAAGAGTGATTAGATACTTGAAAGGCACTCGGTCATTTGGTGTCAAGTTTACTAAAGTGGACAATTGCGGGTTGCAAGGCTTTGCTTTGATAGTGATTGGGCTGGTTCGATCGAGGATATGAGGAGTACAAGtggtttttgttttactttgggATATGGATGTTTCACCTGGAGCTCAAAGAAGCAAGAAGTGGTTGCTCAGCCATCTGCAGAAGCTGAGTTTCTAGCAGCTACTCGCAGCAGCCAATCATGCAATATGGTTGAGAAAGGCGATGCGGGATCCGGAAATAGAAGTTGAAGGACCAACCGAGATACTTGTGGACAACCAAGCTGCACTAGCCATATCTCAAAATCCTGTCTTTCACGAGAGAACCAAGCatttcaagatcaagttctACTATTTGAGGGAAGTGCAACAAGAAGGTGAAGTGAAGCTACTCTATTGCAAGACGTAAGATCGTGTGGCTGATGTGTTTACTAAGCCACCGCAAGCAAGCGGACTTGAGTTATTGAAGAAGAAGGCTGGAATGTGTTTTGCTCCTTAAGCCAAAGAGGAGTATGTTGGTTATGCCTTAAGGAtcatttttggtcatttttgttCCGGTCTGTTagctgtttgttttgttttacttaGTCGGCAAGATAGTAGGAGTTTGTTATTCGGTTCCTATTTTGTTGCTAGTTAGTGCAattcagtttttctttattttttgaaaatgctatGTGATCTTCTGTTGTTCTTCTAAAATCAAAAAAGCACATTCTCCGTAACAACAGAGAGCACATTCTGTGCAACACATAGGAAGTTCCAAAAGAAACTGTTTGCTTTCCATTTGGTAGTATCAAAATCCTGTTCTTTGATCTCGACTTTTAGGTTTCGGCCGATCGAGTCTCATAGATGGGCTGATTCCTTATCtaaattttcttgctttggaTGCTTGTATCTTTTTATCTTGAGGTTTTTAACCATTAACCAGATAGTTCCTCGTAAATAGTGTGTTTAGTATCTTTGTCCATGAGCTATGCATACAAAGAACAAAGTGCCTTAGCGACTCAAGACCGGTGTCTGTTGCTGGAAATGGTTCGGCAAGGATGGGATTCATCTGTTACTTGGACGTGTGTAAAGGTCTTTGTTTACTTGTGTTGGATGGATAAATTTGTGTTTTGAGTTGTTTCGAGATCTTAACAAGCGGCATTGTCGAAGCTGCAGATATTGGCGGATGTCTTTCTTGGGATCCTTTTTCCTATTCTACATCCTTCTGCTCATGACGAGAATCTCTTTTGCAATACCAGTTGGATTCTCCAGGTGACCTTCGACGTTAGTTTTGTATACTTCACCTAGGTAATAGTCAAGACTAAAACACTTCCAGTTCTGCTGTAAAATTGAACCACTTTCTATTTAAGGCACGGTTGCttttgtttgattgaacttaGCCCATTGAAGAATGCTTTGCTTACGCTGCCAAGTCACCAAATCAAGATAAGACAAGGAATTCAAGGTAACTTCAGGCCGcatggtgaaaattttggtagaAGACCGTCAAAACAACATTAGAAATGACAACTGCAGGTGACTATCAACGACATTATTAGACAGGTAAAACAAATTATAACATGCAAATGCACAGCTAAAAATTCACAGTCAGGGATTTACACAGTTACTTGATGATTTAAATAACTGACACTATACTGTAAGTACCAGAAGTTTGAATTTCTAATCCTTATAGCCATTATCTCTGATGAAAGAACGCAAATCCTCAACCTTCTTTCTCTCTACTATAAAATCAAGAACATACTCAAAATGATGATATTTATGACAAGCTATCCAGATTCCATCTCCTACTACAGTTGAAAAGAGTGGAAAAGAGCGGTGAGGGCCTGATTTTCATGGGCAAAGCAAAAGCTTATAGTTGAGTGAGGACATCCTAGAGCTAGCCATGGGAGGAGACTGCTCATGCCCATGCCCAGCCGAGGAGGCTCTTGCAGTGGGAAGTTTGGCATTGCGGAGTCAGTGACACGAGCAATGACAGCTTGTGCAAGGAGGTCTAACATTGTTGTTGGCTTGATGGAAAGATCACCAGATATGACAAGGTGGTTGCGGCGGTCAAGCAAAGGTCCACACTCGGGGTAGCACACTGCTGGAGGTCTAAGCCACAGTGGGCAGCTGCATACGAGCACCGGAGGAGCTTTGGCCAAGGATCAAGAACTTGGGAGATGATCAACAGTAGGTGTTGAAGACAGAAGACGAGGAGGACATTTTGGTTCTAATGCCAAGTGACGTTCTAGTGCCGAGGGATGGTTGATTAATTTCCTCCTTCACGATATATCAGCCCCCCCGGCATCAGTATGATTACACAATTATTTGAACCACCTGACAAGCATCGACAGCACCAGAAGCCAAATGAAGATTAGCTACTCCATTTTTAGTAAATGAGCAGTTATCTTTTTAATTagtgaggaaaagaaaagaaaggaaaaaaaaaggcaaaactgCTGCGATGTTCACATTCTTAAATTTACATGAAATGGATGAGTAATAGTCATTTTTGGCGTGTACATTGATACAAGCAGTAGGACCGAAAGGAACAATATGCCAAACGATTATAATATTGCTACTTGTGAAAAGGTTTTGACCATAATATACTCGGAGTTCATTCTATTAatttcttttgacaaatttaagaTGCAAGGTAAtcgattttaaaatttttgagattGGTGGATGCTCgtagattttgtttttgttattgctgctaaatcaaattagataagTTTATATGCTTACAAGAATCTTGTAAGTaactttaccaattcaatcacacTTGTATCACAATTTATTCCGTGACTTCAAGAGAGGAACCAATTAGTTATGCGACTCAAATTACGAGTAGTATGAGTAATACAAGCAAATTACGAGTTAATTCAAGAGCTTAGTTCATCATATTCATTTAATGAGCAGTTGTCTTTTTGAATAAAGAGAGACACCCATTTGTTTCACAATATCTTCTATAATCTCGAGAGAGACCGCTAAACTTCATCTCAATGAATGTTCCGTATTCAATTATCCAAATCAATGGGGATTGTTGTGGATATTGTGACAAATGTTTTTATGCAGATCGTGGGATAGAGTTTTTAAATATTGAGATTGTTGGCTGATCAAAATTGAATTAAACAGGATCATTGCTTACGAATAATCATGAGATTAACTTAATAATTCAAATCTATTTTGTTGACAGTATCTCCTGTAATCTTAAGAAAGGTACAATGAACTTCACTTTAATGAACTTTTATATCAAAATCAATGTAATCAATTTGTTTAGCAATCCAACATCTGTCACCGTTCATATAGGCATTTatagtttgaaatattttttttttttggtctaaatagTTTGAAACAAATATAAAACGTGTAGAGATTGAGTTTTTAAATCTTGAGATTAATGGATTCTGCAAAATTCAACTAAATAGGCTGATATGCTGTTAAGAATCTTGAGAACAAATCTACAATTCAAACAATATCTCGCTTAATCTTGAGAGAGGAACACCAGTTCATTTTGATGAGCATTTATAAGATTTGTAGTCGGTGTAATCCGTAAAATCCCAACATCTATACTTATGCGACAAATGGATCTGACAAAATTTTCAACTGCATCAAATGAGATCTAacagttattttattttgattttcaaattttcttattGGCTTATAAACCTCTACCTCTTCCTCGGCCTATATAAAGAATAGTGCACATAACCCAATCTCACTATCAAAATCATCCTCGATTgtacctctctttctctctcctatggcCACTGAAAAACTactcctcctctccttccttctcttctctcttctcgcaGGTTCCCATTTCTCCCGTGCAAagctcttcctttccttcttcttctgtcGTGTCTGATCATtggcttttaatttttcttcttttttgtttttttttgcagggCATAAGGCGGTTCACGGCTCATCTCCCCACCACCATCATCACAAACATGACCTTCAATCGTCatctcaccaccaccaccaccatcatcatcatcgccaaCAACATGACCTCCACTCGTCTACGTCTGACTATCCCGAGGAGGAACCCACGTATGCTTTCAACCCGACGAAGCTGTTCGTGTTCGGAGACTCATACGCGGACACGGGGAACCTGAACAGGTTGGTGGGAAGGTCGTGGAAAGTGCCTTACGGCATGACCTTCCCCGGTTATCCGCTGGGGCGTTTCTCCGACGGCCTTGTCTTCACTGATTTGCTCGGTAAGTGAACTTGTCAGATCAGCTTtgctctcttttcttcctttgcGATCCGAACagattttcatttgaaaaaagttCGAGTTTTTAAGGTCATTCTCTGAGATACTGAGATGAGGTTTGACTCAAATGACATTAATATTCTAGAGACGAGGTTTGCTTTTTCACCATCCTCATCTACCCAAACTACTTCTTTTCCAATTTCTATTTTGTCGATCTAGTGTCATGCAGGCGATTAACTTTTacgtttaggaatttttttttttttaaatgaacttTTTTCACAACTCCACATAGTTAggttgaacaaaaaataaaaatataaagtatGAATTTATGTTTTATCACTCGGATAACCATTTGGAGCTACCAATATATAAACGATTTATGGGAAGTACATTTTTAATGGAGTCATTAAATTTTGCTCCaattcctctttttttcctttgcagcTAAATATTTCGGATTGAAGTCGCCCTTACCAATTCAATGGTGGCCGCTAGACTACTGGGAGCATGCCACTTTCGGCACGAATTTCGCTTATGGCGGGACCGGGGTGTTCGACACAGCGAGCTCCGACCCGAACATGACGGCCCAAATCGATTGCTTTGAAGGTATGATCAGATCCGCCATCTTCAAGGTCGCCCTCACCCAGTCCTCTGTCGCCTTGGTCACTAACTCCGGCAATGACTACGATTATTACTTAGCCAATGGTGGCCAGATATCGGTGAGTGATCTTGATCAGTTGCACAAtaccttttttatttaactttATTTACTCATTGAGTAGTAGATTCATTACTTGCTatcaaaaatgacaagaaaaaaaacttgAGGTCCCTCTTTATTATAAAATTAAGTTCGATCCGATTAAAATAgatcaaaggaaaagagaaatttttttaataatttacatttgttattattattttaataattcaaGTTTCAGGTCAATTTTAAGATATTTGtccttttagaaaaattagccaCCAGGGACAAGCCCTAGGAACAAATTGGGGTGCCGCTTGGTATGCATGTGCCTAGCAAAAGGGACTATGAGTGCGATTCCACTCCTTCCACTCCGGCCGAAGACGATTTACGGCATAATGCTAATGCGATTCTGTTTAAAAATTTGATGACAATAACAGGGGATGGTGCTCTTCATCTACAAAGTAGTGAATCAACTCGTTGCGAATTTAAAGCGCCTGCACGCACCGGGCGTAAGGAAGATCGCGGTCGCGGCTCTACAGCCCTTGGGGTGCCTTCCTCAAGTCACCTCCACAACAAAATTCCAAAGTTGCAGCCAGGACGACAATGTACTCGTCAAATACCACAACTCGCTATTGCAACACGCCGTGGATAAGCTAAACAATGAAACTAGCCCTTCCACTTTTGTCATGATCGACCTTTACAGTGCTTTCCACTCAATCATCGGTATATCTATTCAAATTCTCAACGCTTGATCTTGTGATTTTCAAGGTTTaacccccctttttttctctctcttttaacttTATTTCTGCAGTGAATTCGACGACCTTTAAGAATCCAATGAAGCCATGTTGCACGGGAGTGAGCAGCAAGTACCTGTGCGGGAATGTGGACGCGAATGGGATGAAGATGTACACGGTGTGTGACGATCCTAGTACTCACTTCTTCTGGGACACGGTTCATCCCACGCAGGCTGGTTGGGAAGCTGTGTATTCGACTCTCGGACCAAATCTCGACCAAATTAGGGTTTGAAAGCTTCATTTATCCACAAGCTTAGTTTGTTCGGTTCTCTTCTAGTTTCTTTAGGAATATTATGGAATATGAATAAAGTGGTTATTTGATGGTCATGAGGGTTTAGTTTTTTTCAATCTGTCTTATAAATATACctagtaaaatataaataaataaaaaaagagggcCTGGAAAAAAATATCATCTCACGAATATGGAAGGAGGCCTTCTTCTACCTCGTCAGTATACTTTTTCTCAAACCAAAGAACATACCGGCTACTCTCAAAATAAAGAGGTCTTAACCCTCGAATTGACTGGACTCTCTTACTCTGTATGAGATCTTCTTTCGTAATCACTTGAACTTGAATTTGGAACAATCCGACGTGGTATAGACATGACTCGTAAGAGAAATCATATAATCATAACCTTGTAGAAACAAAGTCTTTTGGCCCTTTCCTTCCCTCCAAATGATGAACTGGGACTTAATTAATTCTATGAATTAGTTCGAATAGTGGCGAGTCTTTATCCTGCAGTGCCGCAAAGGGATGCCCTTGGATCAAAGGTGCTGGAGGCGGCGCCACTATCGGTCCCTGAGGCCAGCCACGATGGCAATCCTTCCATTTTGTGGTAACGAAGTAACTTTGGCTTTCTTTTCCGTGCGCGTTGAATCGGTATTTTAGGTATTGACATCTGAGATTTTCCCTTTGAGGCTGCGTGATCAAGCAGACTCGTGGCAATGTCCTTCCTTTCGTTgataattgaatttttcccaaagaaaGTTCGTTTATTTCGTCCTATTTTGCTGAATTTGTAATTATGTATATTGGCTATTTGGATTTCGAAATGCATTTTCTCGACAAAGAATATATGGACGAATGTAGGTTGGATCAACAGCACTTAATGGACGAATTTACGACGCCACAACGATCTTAgtatgaccaaaaacaaaacattCTTGTTTAATACAATAGAAATGAATACATTGATTTTCTCAACTCATAAACAAGATCCAAGAATAAGATTAGTTGATCGGccaagagaagaggaggaagtcCGTGAATCAACTGATATTGAGAGAAAGGATCCCTTCCTCCTTGAaatattctttcaaaaaaaaattctatcttATTGATAATTCATAAGATAATTCAAGGTTCAGGTgcttattaaaatattaacaaataaCCAAATTGATTTTATGGATTTACCTAGTTCAGGTTATGGACcaagaaagattttttttgtctttgaaaTCCATTAGAGCCaagaaatcaaatcatatataaATGATCGAATGCTCACACGCCCTGAAAATGCCATGAGGTGTTCGGAAATGGTTGAAATAGTTGAATAGGAGGATCACTATGACTATAACCCTTGGTAAATTTACCAAAGAcgaaaatgatttatttgataTTGTGGATGACTGGTTACGTAGAGACCTTTTCGTTTTTATAGGTTGGTCCGGTCTATTGCTTTTTCCTTATGCTTGGTTTGTTCACAAGTACAACCTTTGTAACTTCATGGTATACCCATGGATTGGCCAATTCCTATTTGGAAGGATGCAACTTCTTAACTCGCTGAGTTTCTACTCCCGCTAATAGTTTAACACATTCTTTGTTATTAATATGGGATCCTGAAGCACAAGGAGATTTTTCTTGTTGGTGTTAATTAGGGGGTTTGTGGACTTTTGTGGCTCTCCACGGCACTTTCAAACTAATAGGTTTCATGTTGCGTCAATTTGAACTTTCTCGATCTATTCAATTACGACCTTATAATGTAATCGCATTCTCCGGTCCAACCACTGTTTTTGTTTCTGTATTCTTGATTTATCCACGAGGTCGGTCTGATTGGTTCTTTTCGCCTAGTTTTGATGTAGCAGCTATATTTCGCttcatcctttcttttttcaaggTTTCATGATTGGATATTGAACCCATTTCATATGATGGGAGTTGCTGGTGTATTGGGCATTGATCTCCTATCCATTATTCATGGCGCTACgtagaaaatactttatttgaagatgatgatggtgcaAATACATTCCGTGCTTTTAACCTAAATCAAGCGAAAGAAACTTATTCAATGGTCAGTACTAATCACTTTTGGTCCCAAATCTTTGGGATTGCTTTTTCCAATAAACGTTGGTTACATATCTTTATGTTACTTGTACCAAGAACCAGTTTATGGATAAGTGCTCTTGAAGTAGTCAATCTAGCTATGAACCTACGTGCCTATTACTTCGTTTCCCGGAAGATATGTGCAGTGGAAGATCCTGAATTTGAGACTTTCTACACCAATAATATTCTCTTAAACGAAGGTCTTCATGCTTAGAATGCTACTCAAGATCAGCCTCATGAAAAAGCTTATATTCCCTAAGGAGGCTCTACCCCGTGGAAACGCTCTTTAATGGAACCGTAGCTTTAAGCTGGTCATGGTTTCGCTTGGTGGGTCGGGAATGTACGAGTTATTCCGATAAACTGTTGGGGGCTCATGTAGCCCATGCCAAATTAATCATATTATGGGTCGGAGCAATTAACCTATTTGAAGTAGCTCATTCTGTAATAGAAAAGCCCATGTATGAATAACAATTAATTTAACTTCCTCACTTAGCTACTCTAGGTTGGGGGTAGGTGATAACATATCGTCATACAATCAATTTTGAggatattttcctcaattt includes these proteins:
- the LOC115742197 gene encoding GDSL esterase/lipase At5g03610-like; this translates as MPMPSRGGSCSGKFGIAESVTRAMTACARRSNIVVGLMERSPDMTRWLRRSSKGHKAVHGSSPHHHHHKHDLQSSSHHHHHHHHHRQQHDLHSSTSDYPEEEPTYAFNPTKLFVFGDSYADTGNLNRLVGRSWKVPYGMTFPGYPLGRFSDGLVFTDLLAKYFGLKSPLPIQWWPLDYWEHATFGTNFAYGGTGVFDTASSDPNMTAQIDCFEGMIRSAIFKVALTQSSVALVTNSGNDYDYYLANGGQISGMVLFIYKVVNQLVANLKRLHAPGVRKIAVAALQPLGCLPQVTSTTKFQSCSQDDNVLVKYHNSLLQHAVDKLNNETSPSTFVMIDLYSAFHSIIVNSTTFKNPMKPCCTGVSSKYLCGNVDANGMKMYTVCDDPSTHFFWDTVHPTQAGWEAVYSTLGPNLDQIRV